AAACGTTCCTCTGAACACTCGGATGAACCCGTCGCTTAAGGTTACGAAACGTAAAAATTGTTAGAAAAAACTGCAGAATTTAACTCCGCGCTTGACAATGAACCCCTGCCCCTGCGGGAACCTTTTTAGCACGACGACCCCCTGCCGTTGCTCCGACACCGAAATCGCCCGCTACCGTGCGCGTCTCTCCGATCCCTTTCTGGATCGGATCGATTTGTACGTTCAAATGCATCCGATCGACGCCGAAGACAAACCAGGGCTCCCTTCCCGGGAGTTCCATGCCCGCGTACGCGAAGCCTTCCTTCGCCAAAAACGCCGCGGCCAGCATCGTCTCAACGGCTCATTAAGCGACGAGGAGGTAGCCCGTCATTGCATCCTCGGAGTCGAATCGCAGCAGGTCGTCGATCAAGCGATAGGGCGTTTCGGCCTCTCATTCCGGGCCGTCACACGCCTCCTTAAAGTCGCCCGTACGATTGCCGACCTCGAGGGGAGCGACGATATCCAAAAACCGCATCTCCTCGAAGCGCTAAGTTACCGAAGACGTTCATGAAACGGCTAACCCTCTTTCTCTTCCTGCTGTTAAGCGTACTGGCAACCGGCATCGTCATCAAACACGCAACCAAACCGCTCACGCCGCCAAAAACCCTCCCCGAAAAAGCGGTCGTGCTTGCGTTCGGGGATTCGCTCACCTACGGCACCGGGGCGGCACGGGAGGAGAGCTATCCCTTTCAGCTTGAAAAACGGATCCAGCGTCAAGTCATCAATGCGGGTATCCCCGGCGAACTCTCCGCCGAGGGGCTCGAACGCCTCCCTTTGCTCCTCGACCGATACCGCCCTTCGCTGCTTCTGTTGTGCCACGGAGGAAACGACATCCTCAATAAAAGTCCCGATTCCCTTCTGCGCGCCAATCTCTCGGCGATGATTCATCTGGCACACGAACGCGGTATTGACGTAATCGTGATCGCGGTACCGCAATTTTCTCTCACTGGGCTGGACCCCCATCCGATATACGAAGAGACGGCCGAAAGCAACGGTATCCCCCTCGAAGACGACATCCTAAGCGAACTCTTGAGCGACAGCCGCTACAAAAGCGACTACATTCACCCCAATGCCGCAGGATACGAAAAAATGGCCGAAGCGGTGGAAAAGGTGATACGGGAAGAGTATCGAATGGAGTAAGCATGAGCGTCGAAAATCGCGATGATCGGGTTTCGTGCAGTGAATAAGGAAAAGGCTCTTTTCCTGATGAAAAAGAGCCGAGGAGCTTAGAACGTCGCCACAACCCACATCGTGATGAAATACCCGCCGATGAGGAGCCATGCGAACATCGCACCTGCGGTATAAAGAGGCGCCATGCCTAGCCCTTTGAACTTCGCAAAGCGTGTTCCCATCCCGAGCGCCGTCATCGCCATCGTGAGCAAAAAAGTGTCGACGATGTTGATCGCCGAGACCGTATTTTGGATAGTTGCGGCGATCTCTTCGCCCGCATGGGCCGACCCGTACTGCGAGAGCAGCGAGTTGAGGCCGGCCATCCCGATAAAATAGACGGCGAACCACGGAATGACCAGCTTCACTCCTCCGCCTGCCGCTCCGCTTTTGCGCGCCGCATAGGAGAGATACATCCCCAGCAAAATCAGCATCGGCGCGATCATGATGACCCGGGTCATTTTGACGATGACCGCCGCGTCCGAAGCCTCTTTGCCGTACGCGCCGCCGACGGCGACGACCTGTGCCACCTCGTGGATCGTCCCACCGACGAAAATACCGAAAGTGCGGTCATCCATCCCGGCGAATACACCCGCGCTGTAAAGGGCCGGATACAAAAACATGGCGATCGTCCCGAACAGCACGACCATCGAGACGGCAATCGCCGCCTTGTGCTCTTCGGCTTTGAGCACCGGCTCGGTCGCCAGAACCGCGGCGGCACCGCACACGGATGCCCCCGACGCCGTCAGCATCGACGTATCGCGGTCCATTTTAAAAAGCTTTTGCCCCAGATAGGTCCCCAGAAGAAATGTCGAAGCGAGCATGATGAGCGATACCATGAACCCTTCCATCCCCACCTCGGCGATCTCCTGGAATGTGATCCGAAAGCCGTAAAAAACGATAGCGAAACGGAGGATTTTCTTCCCCGAAAAAGTGATTCCCCCTTCCCATGCGGAAGGGATGCGGTTGTGCAGGGTGTTCGCGTAAAAGATACCGATGACGATACCCACCACAAGCGGCGATATCCCGAGATTTTTGATCAGCGGCAAGTCCGCAATCATCGTCGCCGCGGCGGCGAAAATCGCGACGAACAGGATGCCGCTGAGGGTGTCTTTGCGTTTTGCGGGTGAAAACGGCATGCAGGACTCCTTCAAAGAAATTACGCAATTATAGGGAGATTCGGGCGATTTTAAAAATCAGCCCGATTGAACAACATATTCATTTTTACGGAACGATGACGTTCAGGCGCACGGGGATCTCTTTGGTCTCACCCGGGGCCGCTTTTTCGTTTCCTTTGAGTACGGCCCGTTTCTCCATCCCCGCCGTTTTGGCCAGATGGGCGCGGATCGCCTCCGAACGTCGCTGCGCGAGGGCCTCTAGTTCGCTGGGCTGCAACGGCTGCAAGGGGATGAGACGCTCGATCAGTGCCGCGCTGTAATGACGCACGTACGCCGCCTCTTCGGGATATTTTTTCTCCAACTCGCCGCGCAGCGCCTTAAGCTCTTTGCGTTCGAGCGCATCTTCGGCCATCTCTTCGAGTACGTCCAAAGGAAGGGCGTTGGGGGAATCGGCTTTGAGGCTTTTATCGCTTTTGAGCGCCTGTGCAAGGAGCTTTTCCCCACGCAGGGCGTAGCCGTCGGCCTCATCGTTCCATCCGCCGTAGATTTCGAGAGTCAGTTTGGGCCGTTTTTGGAGTACCGTAATCAGCTTGTCAAGCTTTTCACGCTGCGGAGGCTGCAACGCGGCCGATCCCCCTTCGAAATCGACCGAAGAGAGCGAATCGTCCTCGATCCCCAGCAACGACCCCAAAAGCCGAAACGGCGAGGTCACCGCTTTGGTAAAGAGGTTCGTAATCACCTGCCATACGACCTGACCGTATTTGAAATCGGGTTTGTTCACATCCCCGACTACGGGGAGATCAATGTCGATGACGCCGTCGGAATCTTCGAGCAGTGCTACCACAAGCCGCATAGGCCAGGGGCTGCCTCCCTCTTTTTCCTCTCCCAGCTCGATCTGGCGGATCACCACCTTGTTATCCCCTTTAAGCTGACCCGCATCGATCTTGTACCCCAGGTTCAAAAAGAGTTTTCCGCCGTCGATCTTATATCCCAGGAACTGGAGCGAATAGGGTGTGTAGCGTGGAAGATCAAGGTTATCGAAGGCCACCCGCATGTCGGTAAAACTTTTCGGCGCCTTGGTGTTGAGCTGCCCGTCGATTTTGGCAAGGCCGTATTCGTCGACGCCGCCTCGAAGCTTGACGAACGTCGTGACGTTTTTCGTCGTCGAAATCCCAAGCACCGAACCTTCAAGATCGTGGATGTAGGTCTTAAACGGCAGCGGGAGGGAACGGTCGCTGAAGGTTGCGCTGCTGTTGCGCACGATGAGCTTGACCACATCCAGGCCGAACGGGTTGCCCGAAGTTCCCCGAGAAACGTTTTTGGTCCCGTTGCGTTGCGGCTTCGAGAGCGTAGAGAAATTGAGCACCTTTTTCTCGTCGATGAGGGCATTGGCGTAGAGGCCGTCGATTGACAGGTGATTGATTTTGAGTCGGTTATCCGGGTAAGCGTAGGCAAAAGGGGTGACGCCGATCGTATTCCATCCCAGGAGCACCGAGTCGTCGCGCGTGTCATTGAGCACCCAGTCATTCAGTGCAAGCTTCCCTTTCACCGATGCAGCCGATCCCGTATAGCCGTAGTGTCCGTTGACCGAGAGATCACCGCGACGCAACGACGCGTAAGTGGAGGGCTCGAGGTAGGGGTCGAACCATGCGAGATTGAGATGGCGGACATCGAACGTACCGCTGCTTCGCAGTGACGAACGGACAATCTCCCCGCGCATATCGACGGTGCTCTGGGCGTTGATTCGGGCGTTAAGCGCGAAATCGTTGGGCGTATCGGGATTGCTCTCGAACCCTCTGAGCGCGGCATCCAGCCGATCGATCCCAAACGCAACCTTCCGCGAGGGGACTTCGTCGAGAAACGACGCGCGGGCGTCATTCAGAGCGATTTCGCCGACACGGTAGCCCCATCCCCCTCCGTCTTTCGCCTGTTGCGGCGACGCAGGGGCAGGTCGCGATCCACGGTATACATACCCCATCAGGTCGATCGATCCGTCCTTGAGCCGTTTGAGCGAAATTTCGGGGGAGACAAGGCTCACTTTCTCCACGCCCGCGAACCGCCCCTCGCGGTCAATATTCACCCCCTCGACCGCAACCGCACCGATCCCCGCGATTGCCGCCCCGTCGGCGCGGCGAACCATCCGGATCGCGTCGGTTGCAAGCGAAAGCTCCAGCAGCTCTTTGGGATCGGCGCTAAGCACCCCCGTGTGCAATCGCCCGTTCGCAAGGCTCAGGGTGTAGGGCTGCTTCGGGGCGTTGTCGTTCCACACCAGACCGGTCTCCTCCAGCGATACGGCCCCGATTCGGACATCCCACGGAGCGGCAGGGGCCGTTTTCTTCGCCGGGTCGGCGGGAAAAGCTTTTTGGATGTCGGCTGCGTATCCGAGCCAGTCGATCTTTCCGTCGGCCCCCCGCGTCGCACTGACGTTCAAGCCTTTGAGCGCGAGCGACCCCGCCTCGAAACGATGGCGCATCGGAAGAAGCTTTCCTTCGCTCAACCGCAGCGACCCCAACGTCAGCAGATTGCGGTTTTCCCCCTTGGGGATGATCCGCAGCCGGTTCACGTCAAAGCGGAGCCGGGAAATTTCGGTGGCGTTGACGTCGCTGCTGTCAAAACGGTAATCAAACCCGAATGCGGCGCTGCCGTCGGCAACCTCGATCGGGAATTTATCCCGAAAATAGCGCCACGGGGTATAAAGTTTCCCCGAATCGAACGCGACGCTGCCCCCGATTTTCAGCGGTGACAGGGCGTCAAGCTTTCCTTTGAGATCGATGAATCCCCCCTCGTTGATCGAGGCATAGAGGCGGAGTTTCCCTTCGGCGGTCGAAAGATCGCGCAAATCGATGTTATCCAGCGAAAAACCGATCGGTCCCACTCCCAGGGCATAGGCTTTACCCTCCGCGTAATCGCGGTAATCGAGCGCACCGTCTTTGAGGACGAACCGCTTGATCAGGAGCTTCGGCGGCTCGGAAGCGCTTTGAGCTTTTTCCGGTGATCCTCCTTCGGTCAAAAACGCAAAATTGAACGTGCCGTCTTTCCCGCGATGAACCGCGATTTCGGGTTCGCTCAAGGCGACGTACTTCAACACCCACCCCCCTCTCCAGAGATAATCGAGCGGATCGGCGTTGAGGGCCATTTGCTTCATAGCAAAAAGTTCCCCGCCCCGGGGTGTTTTAAACACCACCCCCTCAAGCTTCAGATGGAAGGTGAACGGGTTGAACGCGGCGGAACGAACCGAAAACTTCCCCCCGCCGGTTGCTTCGGAAACTTTTTGGGGAACGACGTTTTTGATAGCATAGGGAACGGCGAAAAAGCCTGCGGCACCGTACGCGACGAGCCCCGCCGCCAGTGACTTGAAAATGAGTGATTTTTTCATCGTTTCCCCCTTCTGAAATCTGCTTTCATTTTAGCATAGTTAAAACTCTTTTAGGAGATAATCGATCCCTATATTCGTCTATCACGGGAGCAACCATGAACCGCAAGAAAATCTACAACCCGACTTCCAGCGAACACGTCAACGACCGGCGTATTTTCGGGGGGAACCCGACGGGGATTTTCGAGCTCAACAACATCAAGTACCAGTGGGCCTACAACCTCTGGGAGATGATGCTCAACAACACGTGGTTCCCCAAAGAGGTGGACATGACCCGCGACGCGGTCGATTACAAGTACCTCACGGAAATGGAAAAGACCGCGTACGACAAGGCACTCTCGCAACTTATTTTCATGGACTCGCTGCAAACGAATAACCTCATCGATAACGTTAATCCCTACGTCACGGCTCCCGAAATCAACCTGATCCTGGTGCGCCAATCCTTCGAAGAGGCGCTCCACTCCCAAAGCTACGCCGTCATGGTCGACTCGATCAGCCAGAACAGCGAGGAGATCTATGATCTGTGGCGCAAGGACATGATGCTCAAAACCAAAAACGACTCCATCGCCTCGCGCTACGAAGAGCTCGCCAACGACCCCAGCGAGAGCGCGTTTCTTAAGGCGTGTTTCGCAAACCAGATCCTCGAGGGGATCTACTTTTACAGCGGCTTCACCTACATCTACACCCTCGCCCGTTCGGGCAAAATGCTGGGAAGCGCCCAGATGATCCGCTTTATCCAGCGTGACGAAGTGACCCACCTGGTGCTGTTCCAGAACATCATCAACACCCTGCGCCGCGAGCGCCCCGACCTCTTTACCGAAAAACTGATCGAAGAGGTCTACGACATGTTCCGCAAAGCGGTCGAACTCGAAACCGCCTGGGGAAAATACATCACGCAGGGACAGATTCTTGGTCTCACCAACGAAATCGTGGAACAATACATCCAGTACCTCGCCGACCAGCGCCTCAGTGCCGTGGGCCTCAAACCCCTCTACGGCGTCTCCCATCCGATCAAATGGGTTGATGACTTCTCCAAATTCAACGACCAGAAAACCAACTTCTTCGAGGGGACGGTCACCAACTACTCCAAAGGAAGCCTCAGTTTTGACGACTTCTAATTCCCGCAGCGTCGTCTCGCTCTGTTTTCCGACCGATCCCGACTTCGACGCCAACCTGGAGCGCTTGTCCTCCCTCATCGCCCAAACCCCGCAAGACGCGATCGTGGTCGCCCCCGAAGTCGCCTTGAGCGGATTCGCATACGACCGTTTCGACGAAGCCGCCGATTTTACCCTCAAAGCGCTCGATACCCTTCAAAACAGTGTAGGAGAGCGTCTTTTGATCTTCACCGCCATCACCCGGACGGAAGAGGGGATGATGAACGTCGCTTACGCCCTCCACGCAGGCCGCATCATCCATACGCAGGCTAAGGCCAAACTCTTTGCCCTGGGGGGCGAAGAGAAATATTTTGTCCCCGGGAGCGACCGTGCGATCGTACCGTTTGAGTTCGAAGGGATCCGTATCGGCATCCTGATCTGTTTCGAACTCCGCTTCAAAACCCTATGGCAGCAACTCGAGGGGTGTGATCTGATCGCCGTGAGCGCACAATGGGGAAAACTGCGGAGCGAGCACTTCGTCACCCTGACCAATGCCCTGGCCGTGATGAACCAGTGCTACGTCATTGCTTCGGACGCGGCCAACGAGGATACCAGCGGCATGGGCGGCATCATCACCCCCTTTGGCGGGGAGATCCGCAACAGCGGCGCACAGATGCTGACCTCGCGCTACGAATCCCGTACGGTCGCTTCGATGCGCCGATACCTCAACGTAGGAATAGCATGAACATCGACCGAATCACCGCCATTAAAACAACGCGCATGGCCGAAGAGATTTCGAAAAAATTCCCCCTCCGGCCACTCGTCAAAGAAGCAATCATCCACACCAACCGAGAAGCGTTCGTCCCCCTGGCGATGCGCCATAACGCCTACCGCCTCGACGCACTCCCCATCGGCGCACAGCAATACATCTCCAGCCCGCTCACCGTCGCCAAAATGACGCAGTACCTCAGCCCGGAGGGGTGCGACAGCGTCCTGGAAATCGGGTGCGGGAGCGGCTATCAGGCGGCGGTATTGTCCAAAATCTTCCGGCGCGTCTTTACGATCGAGCGGATCGAATCGCTGCTGCTCGAAGCAAAGGAGCGCTTCCGTCATCTCAAGCTCGGAAACATCCATACCCGTACCGACGACGGCCAAAACGGCTGGGAACAGTACGCTCCCTATGACCGCATTTTATTTTCGGCTTCGGCGAAAAACGTTCCCCAGAAACTCTTCGACCAGCTCCGCGAGGGGGGAATCCTGATCGCCCCGGTGGAAAAAGGACGCGAGCAGGTGATCACCCGCTTTACGAAGCAGGGGGGAAAAATCATGGAAGATGCCCTGGAAGTGTGCGATTTCGTACCCGTTCTGGACGGGGTGGTGCGCAAATGAGCGACCAGCGCGAATTCTGGAACGAACGGTTCGCCAAAGAGGGGTATTTTTACGGCCTTGATCCCAACCGCTACGTCGCTTCTCATATCGATTCCTTCACCGCACCTGCCAAAATCCTTTTCCTGGGAGAAGGGGAAGGGCGCAATGCGATCTACGCCGCGCAGCGCGGCCACGCCGTGACGGCACTCGACGCAAGCGACGTAGGGCTCGCCAAATGCGCCGAACGGGCCAAATCCGCAAACCTTACTCTCGAACTGATCCATGCCGACCTGGAGGTGTGGGAACCTCTCGAGACGTACGACGCGGTACTGTGCTCGTTCCTCCATCTTCCCGAACCGCTGCGCAGCGACGTTTACGCTAAAGTACTCGGTATTCTCAAACACGGCGGCCTTTTTGCGGGGGAGTTTTTCTCCATCCACCAGATGCCCCGGACGACAGGCGGGCCCAAAGACGAGACGCTTCTCTATACCGCCGATGCCCTGCGCTCCATCCTCGTTCGCCATTCCTGCGACATCCTGGAACTGGCCGAATGCGATACCGAACTGAACGAGGGAAGAGGGCACGTCGGCATCGCTTCGGTGGTACGGATGGCGGTACGAAAATCATGAGCCTCCCCGAAGCATTTACCGAGCGGCTGGAGAAGATTGTTCCACATGAACGGTTCGCCGCGGTCCTCAAAACCTTCGATGCCCCCAAGCAGGTGACGTTCCGCGTCAATACCCTCAAATCGACCCCGTCCGAACTCGAAGCCGAACTCTCCCAGGGGGGTATCGCATTTGAGCGCGTCGAGTGGATGGAGGGGGTGTACCGCATCGCTCCCGAAGACAAACTGCGCCTGACCCAAACAGAGGCCTTTTACGGCGGCCGGCTCTACATCCAGAACCTCTCCTCCATGATTGCCCCCGTATTGCTCGCCCCCCGGCCCGAAGAGACGGTCCTCGACCTCGCCGCCGCCCCCGGAGGCAAAACCCTTATCCTCGCGGGAATGATGCAAAATACCGGCTGGCTCTCGGCAGTCGAACCCTCCCGCGAACGTTTTTTCCGACTCTGCGACAACCTGAAACAGCAAGGGGTCACCAATGCCCACACCTACATGACCGACGGGCGCAGTGTCGGCAAAAAATGCCCCGAGATGTTCGACCGCATCCTCCTCGATGCACCGTGTTCGTCCGAAGCGCGCTTTAAAACCTACGACGAGAAATCGACCTCCTTTTGGAGCGTCCACAAAGTCAAAGAGACCTCGAAGCTCCAGCGCCGATTACTCCTCTCGGCCTTCGACGCCCTCAAACCCGGAGGCAAATTGCTCTACAGCACCTGCTCGTTTTCCCCCGAAGAGAACGAAAGCCCTCTCCAGCATCTCCTGGAGCGTCATGGAGAGCGTTTAAAGACCTTACCCCTTGTCCTACCCTTCGATAACGTTCAAAAGCCTCTAGAACGCTGGGGAAAAGAGGTGTACGACGAGCGTATCCAAAACGCGGTGCGGATTCTGCCGACCGATACGATAGACGGCTTTTTCATCTGTTTACTGGAAAAAACATCATGAAATCCGTTTTGTTCGTCTGCCTGGGTAACATCTGCCGCTCCCCGATTGCCGAGGGAGTCGCACGGAAGCTGATAGAAGAGGGAGGGCACGGGATTGCCGTAGACTCGGCGGGGACGGGAAGCTGGCATGTCGGGGAAGCCCCCTGCAAGCACTCGGTCACCGTCGCGCGCAACAACGGCGTCGATATCTCACACCTCCGCGCACGGCAGGTGACCAAGGCCGATTTCCAGGCATTCGACCTGATCGTCGCGCTCGATGCGAGCAATTACCGCGATCTTCGCGCGATGGGGTGTCAAAATCTCGTGAAACTCGGAGATTACGGTTACGGCGGGGCCGACGTCCCCGATCCCTATTTTTTCGACGGGTTCGAAGGGTTCGAAAACGTCTACACGATGATCCGCGAATGCGTCTCTGAGCTCCTCTCAAAACACCTCTAGCCTCTAGAACCTCATCTCGAGGTAGATCATGTCGTAATTCGATCCCCCTTTGCGGACGTTGTTGATGAGCCCGAAAATGCCCGAACGGTGTTTGAGGGCGTACCCCAGATAAATATCCTTGTACGTCTCGCCGCCGAACATCCGTCCGATGTCGATATCGATACTGACGTCGAGGTAGTTCAGAAACCGCGACGTCGCACTCCCTTTGTGCAGCGCCTCGTTCTGCTCGACGACGGGTACGCGGTAAGCGTAGGAAAACCCTTCCCCCACACCAAGTCGCATCCGGTTGTTCCACCCGTCGAGATTGTAATACGCCTTGAGATAGAGGACCCCTTCCCAGAAATCTTTCTGATAGCCGTTTTCGTAGAAACGGTAAAGGGCCCCCTTGAGATACAGATCGATCGGTTTTTCCCACAGGTTTTCGGCCAGCAGGTACCCCGCATCAATCCCCAGGACATGCGTTTTTGCGGTATCGAATTCCCCTTCGCCGCTCAGTATCTCGCCGAAATCGTTTTTATCGGCAATCCCCCATCCCAGCCGCAGCGAGTAGGGCTCGGAAGCACTGAGGGTAGGGGCGGCCAGCGCGAAGGCCAAAAGAGAGGTCAATGCCGCCTTTACCATCACATTACCCGCTGAAAGGGAGCTCTTCGTAGCCGATTGTTTTGCCGATCACGTAAAGCGGGGCTTCGTTCGCCCGCCCGTCATAGCGCCCGATTGCCAAGGCAGCCGTATCGTGCATTATCTCGACCGTGATCCCTTCGGACATATCAAGCGAGCCCAGCACGGCATCACTGAGCAATCTGGCATCGTTCACCCCCTCAACCTGAAACATCACGTCAATCCAGTCATAACCGCGCGCTTTATCCTGTACACTCAAACGGATTTGGATGGAAGTAGGGGAGAGGGGAATGATAGAGCGGATCTCGCCCTCACGGGCATTCTCGATCCGATCCAGAAGGCTGCGAAGCGCGGAAGCGTTCAGGGGCTTTACTGGCACCCTTCGCACTCCATCGAGCGATCCGCCGTATCCTGTTTTGCTTCAGGCGACTGGGAACGGAGGTAATAGGTCGATTTAAGACCCAGTTTCCATGCCAGCATGTAGATGTCGTTGAGGTATTTGCCGCTCGCTTTATCGAGGGTGATAAAGATATTGAGGCTTTGCCCCTGATCGATCCATTTCTGGCGGATCGCGGCGGCTTTGACGAGGATCGTCTGATCGAGATCGTACGCCGGGGTATAGTATCCCCAGGTATCGGGGTTGAGTTTGGGAGCGACGACGGGAATGAGACCCGAGAGATTCTCCTCGAACCACTTTCGTTTGTAAATCGGCTCGATCGTCTGCGTCGTTCCGGTGAGAATCGAAATCGACGAGGTCGGCGCGATCGCCATCAGGTAGCCGTTACGCATCCCCTGTTGTTTGATCGTTTCGCGTAGAGAGTCCCACTCGTAATTGGGGGCA
This DNA window, taken from Sulfuricurvum sp. IAE1, encodes the following:
- a CDS encoding ribonucleotide-diphosphate reductase subunit beta, translating into MNRKKIYNPTSSEHVNDRRIFGGNPTGIFELNNIKYQWAYNLWEMMLNNTWFPKEVDMTRDAVDYKYLTEMEKTAYDKALSQLIFMDSLQTNNLIDNVNPYVTAPEINLILVRQSFEEALHSQSYAVMVDSISQNSEEIYDLWRKDMMLKTKNDSIASRYEELANDPSESAFLKACFANQILEGIYFYSGFTYIYTLARSGKMLGSAQMIRFIQRDEVTHLVLFQNIINTLRRERPDLFTEKLIEEVYDMFRKAVELETAWGKYITQGQILGLTNEIVEQYIQYLADQRLSAVGLKPLYGVSHPIKWVDDFSKFNDQKTNFFEGTVTNYSKGSLSFDDF
- a CDS encoding RsmB/NOP family class I SAM-dependent RNA methyltransferase, producing the protein MSLPEAFTERLEKIVPHERFAAVLKTFDAPKQVTFRVNTLKSTPSELEAELSQGGIAFERVEWMEGVYRIAPEDKLRLTQTEAFYGGRLYIQNLSSMIAPVLLAPRPEETVLDLAAAPGGKTLILAGMMQNTGWLSAVEPSRERFFRLCDNLKQQGVTNAHTYMTDGRSVGKKCPEMFDRILLDAPCSSEARFKTYDEKSTSFWSVHKVKETSKLQRRLLLSAFDALKPGGKLLYSTCSFSPEENESPLQHLLERHGERLKTLPLVLPFDNVQKPLERWGKEVYDERIQNAVRILPTDTIDGFFICLLEKTS
- a CDS encoding ATP-binding protein, translated to MNPCPCGNLFSTTTPCRCSDTEIARYRARLSDPFLDRIDLYVQMHPIDAEDKPGLPSREFHARVREAFLRQKRRGQHRLNGSLSDEEVARHCILGVESQQVVDQAIGRFGLSFRAVTRLLKVARTIADLEGSDDIQKPHLLEALSYRRRS
- a CDS encoding arylesterase → MKRLTLFLFLLLSVLATGIVIKHATKPLTPPKTLPEKAVVLAFGDSLTYGTGAAREESYPFQLEKRIQRQVINAGIPGELSAEGLERLPLLLDRYRPSLLLLCHGGNDILNKSPDSLLRANLSAMIHLAHERGIDVIVIAVPQFSLTGLDPHPIYEETAESNGIPLEDDILSELLSDSRYKSDYIHPNAAGYEKMAEAVEKVIREEYRME
- a CDS encoding protein-L-isoaspartate(D-aspartate) O-methyltransferase yields the protein MNIDRITAIKTTRMAEEISKKFPLRPLVKEAIIHTNREAFVPLAMRHNAYRLDALPIGAQQYISSPLTVAKMTQYLSPEGCDSVLEIGCGSGYQAAVLSKIFRRVFTIERIESLLLEAKERFRHLKLGNIHTRTDDGQNGWEQYAPYDRILFSASAKNVPQKLFDQLREGGILIAPVEKGREQVITRFTKQGGKIMEDALEVCDFVPVLDGVVRK
- a CDS encoding YeiH family protein, with product MPFSPAKRKDTLSGILFVAIFAAAATMIADLPLIKNLGISPLVVGIVIGIFYANTLHNRIPSAWEGGITFSGKKILRFAIVFYGFRITFQEIAEVGMEGFMVSLIMLASTFLLGTYLGQKLFKMDRDTSMLTASGASVCGAAAVLATEPVLKAEEHKAAIAVSMVVLFGTIAMFLYPALYSAGVFAGMDDRTFGIFVGGTIHEVAQVVAVGGAYGKEASDAAVIVKMTRVIMIAPMLILLGMYLSYAARKSGAAGGGVKLVIPWFAVYFIGMAGLNSLLSQYGSAHAGEEIAATIQNTVSAINIVDTFLLTMAMTALGMGTRFAKFKGLGMAPLYTAGAMFAWLLIGGYFITMWVVATF
- a CDS encoding DUF748 domain-containing protein; protein product: MKKSLIFKSLAAGLVAYGAAGFFAVPYAIKNVVPQKVSEATGGGKFSVRSAAFNPFTFHLKLEGVVFKTPRGGELFAMKQMALNADPLDYLWRGGWVLKYVALSEPEIAVHRGKDGTFNFAFLTEGGSPEKAQSASEPPKLLIKRFVLKDGALDYRDYAEGKAYALGVGPIGFSLDNIDLRDLSTAEGKLRLYASINEGGFIDLKGKLDALSPLKIGGSVAFDSGKLYTPWRYFRDKFPIEVADGSAAFGFDYRFDSSDVNATEISRLRFDVNRLRIIPKGENRNLLTLGSLRLSEGKLLPMRHRFEAGSLALKGLNVSATRGADGKIDWLGYAADIQKAFPADPAKKTAPAAPWDVRIGAVSLEETGLVWNDNAPKQPYTLSLANGRLHTGVLSADPKELLELSLATDAIRMVRRADGAAIAGIGAVAVEGVNIDREGRFAGVEKVSLVSPEISLKRLKDGSIDLMGYVYRGSRPAPASPQQAKDGGGWGYRVGEIALNDARASFLDEVPSRKVAFGIDRLDAALRGFESNPDTPNDFALNARINAQSTVDMRGEIVRSSLRSSGTFDVRHLNLAWFDPYLEPSTYASLRRGDLSVNGHYGYTGSAASVKGKLALNDWVLNDTRDDSVLLGWNTIGVTPFAYAYPDNRLKINHLSIDGLYANALIDEKKVLNFSTLSKPQRNGTKNVSRGTSGNPFGLDVVKLIVRNSSATFSDRSLPLPFKTYIHDLEGSVLGISTTKNVTTFVKLRGGVDEYGLAKIDGQLNTKAPKSFTDMRVAFDNLDLPRYTPYSLQFLGYKIDGGKLFLNLGYKIDAGQLKGDNKVVIRQIELGEEKEGGSPWPMRLVVALLEDSDGVIDIDLPVVGDVNKPDFKYGQVVWQVITNLFTKAVTSPFRLLGSLLGIEDDSLSSVDFEGGSAALQPPQREKLDKLITVLQKRPKLTLEIYGGWNDEADGYALRGEKLLAQALKSDKSLKADSPNALPLDVLEEMAEDALERKELKALRGELEKKYPEEAAYVRHYSAALIERLIPLQPLQPSELEALAQRRSEAIRAHLAKTAGMEKRAVLKGNEKAAPGETKEIPVRLNVIVP
- a CDS encoding low molecular weight protein-tyrosine-phosphatase, with translation MKSVLFVCLGNICRSPIAEGVARKLIEEGGHGIAVDSAGTGSWHVGEAPCKHSVTVARNNGVDISHLRARQVTKADFQAFDLIVALDASNYRDLRAMGCQNLVKLGDYGYGGADVPDPYFFDGFEGFENVYTMIRECVSELLSKHL
- a CDS encoding carbon-nitrogen hydrolase family protein is translated as MTTSNSRSVVSLCFPTDPDFDANLERLSSLIAQTPQDAIVVAPEVALSGFAYDRFDEAADFTLKALDTLQNSVGERLLIFTAITRTEEGMMNVAYALHAGRIIHTQAKAKLFALGGEEKYFVPGSDRAIVPFEFEGIRIGILICFELRFKTLWQQLEGCDLIAVSAQWGKLRSEHFVTLTNALAVMNQCYVIASDAANEDTSGMGGIITPFGGEIRNSGAQMLTSRYESRTVASMRRYLNVGIA
- a CDS encoding bifunctional 2-polyprenyl-6-hydroxyphenol methylase/3-demethylubiquinol 3-O-methyltransferase UbiG yields the protein MSDQREFWNERFAKEGYFYGLDPNRYVASHIDSFTAPAKILFLGEGEGRNAIYAAQRGHAVTALDASDVGLAKCAERAKSANLTLELIHADLEVWEPLETYDAVLCSFLHLPEPLRSDVYAKVLGILKHGGLFAGEFFSIHQMPRTTGGPKDETLLYTADALRSILVRHSCDILELAECDTELNEGRGHVGIASVVRMAVRKS